In Labilithrix sp., a single genomic region encodes these proteins:
- the rplT gene encoding 50S ribosomal protein L20 — protein sequence MPRAKRGFKARRRKNRILKHASGFHSARSRLFAYAKEVVMKSWVYAYAHRRRKKRDFRRLWIARINAAARTNGTSYSRLISGLKNANIALDRKILSELAIVDAAAFSKVVASAKTK from the coding sequence ATGCCCCGCGCAAAACGAGGATTCAAAGCCCGCCGCCGCAAGAACCGGATCCTGAAGCACGCTTCGGGTTTCCACAGCGCCCGCTCGCGTCTCTTCGCGTACGCGAAGGAAGTGGTGATGAAGTCGTGGGTCTACGCCTACGCGCATCGCCGCCGCAAGAAGCGCGACTTCCGCCGCCTCTGGATCGCGCGCATCAACGCCGCCGCCCGCACGAACGGCACGTCGTACTCGCGCCTCATCAGCGGCCTCAAGAACGCGAACATCGCGCTCGACCGCAAGATCCTGAGCGAGCTCGCCATCGTCGACGCCGCCGCCTTCTCGAAGGTCGTCGCGAGCGCAAAAACGAAGTAG
- the rpmI gene encoding 50S ribosomal protein L35 — protein MPKMKTNKTAAKRFKVSGSGRVRRPKAGGNHGLINKSRKRLRRLRNNDMVPKTLQRKIRRLIPYN, from the coding sequence ATGCCCAAGATGAAGACCAACAAGACCGCCGCGAAGCGGTTCAAGGTGAGCGGGAGTGGCCGCGTTCGCCGTCCGAAGGCGGGCGGCAACCACGGCCTCATCAACAAGAGCCGCAAGCGCCTCCGCCGCCTGCGCAACAACGACATGGTCCCGAAGACGCTGCAGCGGAAGATCCGCCGGCTGATTCCTTACAACTGA
- a CDS encoding glutamate synthase subunit beta, with product MADPRGFLKIKRAKTTDRAAAERIGDWKEFTIEPPPEELAAQASRCMDCGIPFCHDGCPLGNVIPEFNDLVYRGKMTDAARVLASTNNFPEITGRVCPAPCEASCVLNIEEAPVTIKDVERTIAHAMFAGPLDPEPAPFRTGKRVAVVGSGPAGLAAAQELARKGHDVTVFEKDDRIGGLLRYGIPDFKLEKDVIDRRMKQMQGEGVTFVTRAKVTKADLDAFDATILCIGSRVARDLPVPGRELDGVHFAMDFLEQQNRRVAGETIEGEGALRADGKHVVVIGGGDTGSDCVGTSNRHKAASVTQLELMPRPPLTRLPENPWPAWPLIFRTSSSQEEPSASNAPAGREFAIMTKAFLPDASGERVARLQAVRVELTGGKLVEVPGSTLELPCDLALLAMGFVHPERQGIVDELGLTLDARGNVATDKAGATNVPRVFAAGDANRGQSLVVWAIADGRRVASGVHAELSRGALRAVS from the coding sequence ATGGCCGACCCGCGTGGCTTCCTCAAGATCAAGCGAGCCAAGACGACCGACCGCGCCGCGGCCGAGCGCATCGGCGACTGGAAGGAGTTCACGATCGAGCCGCCGCCCGAGGAGCTCGCCGCGCAAGCCTCGCGCTGCATGGACTGCGGGATCCCGTTCTGCCACGACGGCTGCCCGCTCGGGAACGTGATCCCGGAGTTCAACGACCTCGTCTACCGCGGCAAGATGACGGACGCCGCGCGCGTCCTCGCGTCGACCAACAACTTCCCCGAGATCACGGGCCGCGTCTGCCCCGCGCCATGCGAGGCGTCGTGTGTCCTCAACATCGAGGAGGCGCCGGTCACGATCAAGGACGTCGAGCGCACGATCGCGCACGCGATGTTCGCGGGCCCGCTCGACCCGGAGCCCGCGCCGTTCCGCACCGGCAAGCGCGTCGCCGTCGTCGGCTCCGGCCCGGCCGGCCTCGCCGCGGCGCAGGAGCTCGCGCGCAAAGGCCACGACGTCACGGTCTTCGAGAAGGACGACCGCATCGGCGGCCTCCTCCGCTACGGCATCCCCGACTTCAAGCTCGAGAAGGACGTCATCGATCGCCGCATGAAGCAGATGCAAGGCGAGGGCGTCACCTTCGTCACGCGCGCGAAGGTGACGAAGGCCGACCTCGACGCCTTCGACGCGACGATCCTCTGCATCGGCTCCCGCGTCGCGCGCGACCTCCCGGTGCCGGGCCGCGAGCTCGACGGCGTCCACTTCGCGATGGACTTCCTCGAGCAGCAGAACCGCCGCGTGGCGGGGGAGACGATCGAAGGCGAGGGCGCGCTCCGCGCCGACGGCAAACACGTCGTCGTCATCGGCGGCGGCGACACCGGCTCCGACTGCGTCGGCACCTCGAACCGGCACAAGGCCGCGAGCGTCACCCAGCTCGAGCTGATGCCGAGGCCGCCGCTCACGCGCCTGCCCGAGAACCCGTGGCCGGCGTGGCCGCTGATCTTCCGCACGTCGTCGTCGCAAGAAGAGCCGTCCGCCTCCAACGCGCCGGCCGGGCGCGAGTTCGCGATCATGACGAAGGCGTTCCTCCCCGACGCGTCGGGCGAGCGCGTCGCGCGCCTGCAGGCCGTGCGCGTGGAGCTCACCGGCGGCAAGCTCGTCGAGGTCCCAGGCTCCACGCTCGAGCTGCCGTGCGACCTCGCGCTCCTCGCGATGGGCTTCGTCCACCCCGAACGGCAGGGCATCGTCGACGAGCTCGGCCTCACGCTCGACGCGCGCGGCAACGTCGCGACCGACAAGGCCGGCGCGACCAACGTCCCGCGCGTCTTCGCCGCCGGCGACGCGAACCGCGGCCAGTCGCTCGTCGTCTGGGCGATCGCCGACGGTCGCCGCGTCGCGAGCGGCGTGCACGCAGAGCTGTCACGCGGCGCGCTCCGCGCTGTAAGCTGA
- a CDS encoding DUF2314 domain-containing protein produces MAQKSVPPARREGLEGRLYAGVAVLVAGLAALVWWSLPGDNPPVVTINVEAGAVPATIDTPPEAGMKNVTRPLRAVAELAVLTTRPEREAETAARPSEIAKRLEARHCGPAPACDAIKKLLEDEDNVTLEVRSAEDVILPGVETYDTTALTLTPDERRSLPDRKNAVVIRIEGNVSNDHLVARAIFAIGSLLAEELDGVSWDETARRFQTKRELSALAITTPLGESGFVPRHVLVQLLRQEDGTVRLVSLGLQRFGAPDLSLRGANMSAAPPLSHVLNAAAAQIVAGAPLDTVTVTLADVARVLGKKPAELNKSPDDSRPVKLDVVRPPPDGDDPDNEVGELVPPGGSTREAWDAVRASLFGAAAAPSTPSNDDDAKQELPEAIRRFDRGEGLLYVKGPFGIPDEARVDGGAGTEQLWIEVASCNAEQCLGMPSNEPSFATNLAPGKTTSVKRAEATDWLLQQRDGGVARPRAK; encoded by the coding sequence ATGGCGCAAAAGTCGGTGCCGCCGGCGCGGAGAGAAGGCCTCGAGGGGAGGCTCTACGCCGGGGTCGCGGTGCTCGTGGCGGGGCTCGCCGCGCTCGTGTGGTGGTCGCTGCCGGGCGACAATCCGCCCGTCGTCACGATCAACGTCGAGGCCGGCGCGGTGCCGGCGACGATCGACACACCGCCCGAGGCGGGCATGAAGAACGTCACGCGCCCGCTCCGCGCGGTGGCGGAGCTCGCGGTCCTCACGACGCGGCCGGAGCGCGAGGCGGAGACGGCGGCGCGGCCCTCCGAGATCGCGAAGCGCCTCGAGGCGCGCCACTGCGGGCCCGCGCCCGCGTGTGACGCGATCAAGAAGCTGCTCGAGGACGAGGACAACGTCACGCTCGAGGTGCGCTCCGCCGAGGACGTGATCCTCCCCGGGGTCGAGACCTACGACACGACCGCGCTCACCCTCACGCCCGACGAGCGCCGGAGCCTCCCCGATCGCAAGAACGCGGTCGTGATCCGGATCGAAGGCAACGTCTCGAACGACCACCTCGTCGCGCGCGCCATCTTCGCGATCGGCTCCCTCCTCGCCGAGGAGCTCGACGGCGTCTCGTGGGACGAGACCGCGCGCCGCTTCCAGACGAAGCGCGAGCTCTCCGCGCTCGCGATCACGACGCCGCTCGGGGAGAGCGGGTTCGTCCCGCGTCACGTGCTCGTCCAGCTCCTTCGCCAGGAGGACGGCACCGTGCGCCTCGTCTCCCTCGGCCTCCAGCGCTTCGGCGCGCCCGACCTCTCGCTGCGCGGCGCGAACATGTCCGCCGCCCCGCCGCTCTCGCACGTGCTCAACGCCGCCGCCGCGCAGATCGTGGCCGGCGCGCCGCTCGACACCGTGACGGTGACGCTCGCCGACGTCGCGCGCGTGCTCGGCAAGAAGCCCGCGGAGCTCAACAAGAGCCCGGACGACTCGCGCCCGGTGAAGCTCGACGTCGTGCGCCCGCCGCCCGATGGCGACGATCCCGACAACGAGGTCGGCGAGCTCGTGCCGCCCGGTGGATCGACGCGCGAGGCGTGGGACGCCGTGCGCGCGAGCCTCTTCGGCGCGGCGGCGGCGCCGTCGACGCCGTCGAACGACGACGACGCGAAGCAGGAGCTGCCGGAGGCGATCCGCCGCTTCGATCGCGGTGAAGGGCTCCTCTACGTGAAGGGACCGTTCGGGATCCCCGACGAGGCGCGCGTCGACGGCGGCGCCGGCACCGAGCAGCTCTGGATCGAGGTCGCCTCCTGCAACGCCGAGCAATGTTTGGGCATGCCCTCGAACGAGCCGTCCTTCGCGACGAACCTCGCGCCCGGCAAGACGACCAGCGTCAAGCGCGCCGAAGCGACCGACTGGCTGCTGCAACAACGCGACGGCGGCGTCGCCCGGCCGCGCGCGAAGTAG
- the gltB gene encoding glutamate synthase large subunit: protein MPQGERFGLYDPAHEHDACGLGFVADLKNRPRQRTVELGLEILRRLAHRGAAGSDPASGDGAGILTQIPHRYFERMLAHEGKELPNSGDYGVVQCFLSRDPMRAELQMKLVGDVVRYHNQKVIGWRTVPVDIRAVGPIARASMPTMKQLFVARMADKKQFERILFMIRKRAGKLCSQKGYGHDFYVASASARTIVYKGLALPERLAELYRDLQADDFESQLALVHSRFSTNTFPTWERAHPYRRIAHNGEINTLRGNQNWMRAREALLASRLFEEHLEDFKPIIRPDGSDSSSLDNVVDFLLASGRSLPHVMMMLVPEAWATQADMNPAKRAFYEYHACLVEPWDGPAALAFTDGDVIGATLDRNGLRPAKYVVTKNGLVVMASELGVLSIDPADVVEKGRLQPGKMLLVDLVQRRIVADEELKQQIAAQKPYGAWVTRPAQIADFPPVRPPVLDDVTRARLWRTFGYSREDLRLLLGGMAVLGEEPTGSMGADIPLAVLSDRPVPLFRYFKQQFAQVTNPPIDPIREDLVMSLVSCLGGEGNLLEETEKQGRLLELPHPVLDNAELAALVENPSPEFRATTLEATFPVHGDLAQALAELCARASRAIDDGYTILVVSDRGASPDRVPIPSLLAVSAVHHHLIKEGKRVRCGLVAESGDAREVADVALLIGFGAGAVNPYMAFESVTELAHQKLLDKDVDADKARANYVYALKKGLLKVMSKMGISTIASYHGAQIFEAIGLSKTVTDEYFTGCASPLGGVALDRIAAEAAARHATGWASGVTADELAKDLDVGGVYAWRKDGEKHLWSPRSIAALQRAVRLEDARSYAEYAGLVNDQQANALTLRGLLDLRSERAPVPLEEVEPAAQIVRRFATGAMSFGSISKEAHENLAVAMNRIGGRSNTGEGGEDEARYRSDAKGDIRRSSVKQVASGRFGVTAHYLVNADEIQIKMAQGAKPGEGGQLPGHKVDSVIARVRHSTPGVTLISPPPHHDIYSIEDLAQLIFDLKNVNPRARISVKLVSETGVGTVAAGVAKAHADVILISGHDGGTGASPLSSIQHAGTPWELGLAEAQQVLLMNDLRARVVLQADGQLKTGRDVAFAALLGAEEFGFATAPLVAQGCIMMRKCHLNTCPVGVATQDPVLRAKFTGTPEHVVNYMFFVAEELRAIMAELGFRTVDEMVGRSECVVARNAEHPSPKARTLDFSKMLEPVPPKLAKRDRRQTMEQDHGIATVADHALIEAAKPALEAREHVKIHQPITNAHRTFGAMLAGEVARRHGAGGLPEDTIAIELTGTAGQSFGAFAARGMTITLEGDANDYVGKGLSGGVLAVRPPRESTFVAADNVVVGNTVLYGATSGRAFFAGRAGERFAVRNSGAHTVVEGVGDHGCEYMTGGVVVVLGPSGRNFGAGMSGGVAFVSDEDGSFAARCNKGMVEIEDLKDADDLELVKKLLEEHVHRTSSVRALAVLASWPMSARRMRKVIPIEYKKVLEAQKQTTHLKVV, encoded by the coding sequence GTGCCGCAGGGCGAACGGTTTGGGCTGTACGACCCCGCGCACGAGCACGACGCGTGCGGCCTCGGCTTCGTCGCCGACCTGAAGAACCGCCCGCGGCAACGGACGGTCGAGCTCGGCCTCGAGATCCTCCGCCGCCTCGCGCACCGCGGCGCCGCGGGGAGCGATCCCGCCAGCGGCGACGGCGCCGGCATCCTCACGCAGATCCCCCATCGCTACTTCGAGCGCATGCTCGCGCACGAGGGCAAGGAGCTCCCGAACTCCGGCGACTACGGCGTCGTGCAGTGTTTCCTCTCGCGCGATCCGATGCGCGCCGAGCTGCAGATGAAGCTCGTCGGCGACGTCGTCCGCTACCACAACCAGAAGGTCATCGGCTGGCGCACGGTGCCCGTCGACATCCGCGCGGTGGGCCCGATCGCGCGCGCGTCGATGCCGACGATGAAGCAGCTCTTCGTCGCGCGGATGGCGGACAAGAAGCAGTTCGAGCGCATCCTCTTCATGATCCGGAAGCGCGCGGGGAAGCTCTGCTCGCAGAAGGGCTACGGCCACGACTTCTACGTCGCGAGCGCGTCGGCGCGGACCATCGTCTACAAAGGCCTCGCCCTCCCGGAGCGGCTCGCGGAGCTCTATCGCGACCTCCAGGCCGACGACTTCGAGAGCCAGCTCGCGCTCGTGCACTCGCGCTTCTCGACCAACACGTTCCCGACGTGGGAGCGCGCGCACCCGTACCGGCGCATCGCCCACAACGGCGAGATCAACACGCTGCGGGGGAACCAGAACTGGATGCGCGCGCGCGAGGCGCTCCTCGCGTCGAGGCTCTTCGAGGAGCACCTCGAGGACTTCAAGCCGATCATCCGCCCCGACGGCTCCGACTCCTCGTCGCTCGACAACGTCGTCGACTTCCTCCTCGCGTCGGGCCGCTCCCTCCCGCACGTCATGATGATGCTCGTGCCGGAGGCGTGGGCGACGCAGGCGGACATGAACCCCGCGAAGCGCGCGTTCTACGAGTACCACGCGTGCCTCGTCGAGCCGTGGGACGGCCCCGCCGCGCTCGCGTTCACCGACGGCGACGTCATCGGCGCCACCCTCGATCGCAACGGCCTCCGCCCCGCGAAGTACGTCGTCACGAAGAACGGCCTCGTCGTGATGGCGAGCGAGCTCGGCGTCCTCTCGATCGACCCCGCCGACGTCGTCGAGAAGGGCCGCCTCCAGCCGGGCAAGATGCTCCTCGTCGACCTCGTGCAGCGCCGCATCGTCGCCGACGAGGAGCTGAAGCAGCAGATCGCCGCGCAGAAGCCGTACGGCGCGTGGGTCACCCGCCCCGCGCAGATCGCCGATTTTCCGCCCGTGCGGCCGCCCGTCCTCGACGACGTCACGCGCGCGCGGCTCTGGCGCACGTTCGGGTACTCGCGCGAGGATCTCCGCCTCCTCCTCGGCGGCATGGCGGTGCTCGGCGAAGAGCCGACCGGCAGCATGGGCGCGGACATCCCGCTCGCCGTCCTCTCCGATCGCCCCGTCCCGCTCTTCCGCTACTTCAAGCAGCAGTTCGCGCAGGTCACGAACCCGCCGATCGATCCGATCCGCGAGGACCTCGTGATGAGCCTCGTGTCGTGCCTCGGCGGCGAGGGCAACCTCCTCGAGGAGACCGAGAAGCAAGGGCGCCTCCTCGAGCTGCCGCACCCCGTCCTCGACAACGCGGAGCTCGCCGCGCTCGTCGAGAACCCGTCGCCCGAGTTCCGCGCGACCACGCTCGAGGCGACGTTCCCCGTCCACGGCGACCTCGCGCAGGCGCTCGCCGAGCTCTGCGCCCGCGCGTCGCGCGCGATCGACGACGGCTACACCATCCTCGTCGTGAGCGATCGCGGCGCGTCGCCCGACCGCGTGCCGATCCCCTCGCTCCTCGCCGTCTCCGCCGTGCATCATCACCTGATCAAGGAGGGCAAGCGCGTGCGCTGCGGCCTCGTCGCCGAGAGCGGCGACGCGCGCGAGGTCGCCGACGTCGCGCTCCTCATCGGCTTCGGCGCCGGCGCGGTGAACCCGTACATGGCGTTCGAGAGCGTCACCGAGCTCGCGCACCAGAAGCTCCTCGACAAGGACGTCGACGCCGACAAGGCGCGCGCGAACTACGTCTACGCCCTGAAGAAGGGCTTGCTCAAGGTCATGAGCAAGATGGGCATCAGCACGATCGCGAGCTACCACGGCGCGCAGATCTTCGAGGCGATCGGCCTCTCGAAGACGGTCACCGACGAGTACTTCACCGGCTGCGCGTCGCCCCTCGGCGGCGTCGCTCTCGACCGCATCGCGGCGGAGGCCGCGGCGCGCCACGCGACCGGCTGGGCCTCCGGCGTCACCGCCGACGAGCTCGCGAAGGACCTCGACGTCGGCGGCGTCTACGCGTGGCGAAAGGACGGCGAGAAGCACCTCTGGTCGCCGCGGTCGATCGCCGCGCTGCAGCGGGCAGTGCGCCTCGAGGACGCGAGGTCGTACGCGGAGTACGCGGGCCTCGTGAACGATCAGCAGGCGAACGCGCTCACGCTCCGCGGGCTCCTCGATCTGCGCTCCGAGCGCGCGCCGGTGCCGCTCGAAGAGGTCGAGCCCGCCGCGCAGATCGTCCGGCGCTTCGCGACCGGCGCGATGAGCTTCGGCAGCATCTCGAAGGAGGCGCACGAGAACCTCGCCGTCGCGATGAACCGCATCGGCGGGCGCAGCAACACCGGCGAGGGCGGCGAGGACGAGGCGCGGTACCGAAGTGACGCCAAGGGCGACATCCGCCGCTCCTCCGTGAAGCAGGTCGCCTCCGGGCGCTTCGGCGTGACCGCGCACTACCTCGTCAACGCCGACGAGATCCAGATCAAGATGGCGCAGGGCGCGAAGCCCGGCGAGGGCGGCCAGCTCCCCGGCCACAAAGTCGACTCCGTCATCGCGCGCGTCCGCCACTCCACCCCCGGCGTCACGCTCATCTCGCCGCCCCCGCACCACGACATCTACTCGATCGAAGACCTCGCCCAGCTGATCTTCGATCTCAAGAACGTCAACCCGCGCGCGCGCATCAGCGTGAAGCTGGTCTCCGAGACCGGCGTCGGCACCGTCGCGGCGGGCGTCGCGAAGGCGCACGCGGACGTCATCCTCATCAGCGGGCATGACGGCGGCACCGGCGCGTCGCCGCTCTCCTCCATCCAGCACGCCGGCACGCCGTGGGAGCTCGGCCTCGCCGAGGCGCAGCAGGTCCTCCTCATGAACGACCTCCGCGCCCGCGTCGTGCTCCAGGCCGACGGGCAGCTCAAGACCGGCCGCGACGTCGCGTTCGCGGCGCTCCTCGGCGCGGAGGAGTTCGGGTTCGCGACCGCGCCGCTCGTCGCGCAGGGCTGCATCATGATGCGGAAGTGCCACCTCAACACGTGCCCCGTCGGCGTCGCGACGCAAGACCCGGTCCTGCGCGCGAAGTTCACCGGCACGCCCGAGCACGTCGTCAACTACATGTTCTTCGTCGCGGAGGAGCTCCGCGCGATCATGGCGGAGCTCGGCTTCCGCACCGTCGACGAGATGGTGGGGCGGAGCGAGTGTGTCGTGGCGCGGAACGCGGAGCATCCCTCGCCGAAGGCGCGCACGCTCGACTTCTCGAAGATGCTCGAGCCGGTCCCGCCGAAGCTCGCGAAGCGCGATCGCCGCCAGACGATGGAGCAGGACCACGGCATCGCGACCGTCGCGGACCACGCGCTGATCGAGGCGGCGAAGCCCGCGCTCGAGGCGCGGGAGCACGTGAAGATCCACCAGCCGATCACCAACGCGCACCGCACCTTCGGCGCGATGCTCGCGGGCGAGGTCGCGCGCCGCCACGGCGCGGGGGGCCTCCCCGAGGACACGATCGCGATCGAGCTCACCGGCACCGCCGGCCAGTCGTTCGGCGCCTTCGCCGCGCGCGGCATGACGATCACGCTCGAGGGCGACGCGAACGACTACGTCGGCAAGGGCCTCTCCGGCGGCGTCCTCGCGGTGCGCCCGCCGCGCGAGAGCACCTTCGTCGCGGCGGACAACGTCGTCGTCGGCAACACCGTGCTCTACGGCGCCACGAGCGGCCGCGCGTTCTTCGCCGGCCGCGCGGGTGAGCGGTTCGCGGTCCGCAACAGCGGCGCGCACACCGTCGTCGAGGGGGTGGGCGATCACGGCTGCGAGTACATGACCGGCGGCGTCGTCGTCGTCCTCGGCCCCTCCGGCCGCAACTTCGGCGCCGGCATGAGCGGCGGCGTCGCGTTCGTGAGCGACGAGGATGGCTCGTTCGCCGCGCGCTGCAACAAAGGCATGGTCGAGATCGAGGACCTGAAGGACGCGGACGACCTCGAGCTCGTGAAGAAGCTCCTCGAGGAGCACGTGCACCGCACGAGCAGCGTCCGCGCTCTTGCGGTCCTCGCGTCGTGGCCGATGAGCGCGCGCCGCATGCGCAAGGTGATCCCGATCGAGTACAAGAAGGTGCTCGAGGCGCAGAAACAGACCACGCACTTGAAGGTGGTGTGA
- a CDS encoding PBP1A family penicillin-binding protein, which produces MSSAPSGVTPDVPQKKLLDEVNAPAPKPANEPPIRRVLRWTWKWSKRAAIAGVALSVLAVIAGWLLIRHYEEGLPSVAELEKGYRPSQVTRVLAKDGTTLAEIFTERRTVVKIEDLPRHVKLAVLAAEDASFYEHEGINYLGIARAMVVNLRAGRTRQGGSTITQQVVKNILLETNERSYKRKMKEALLARRLEQELCPECGADQAGKDRRKDKILELYLNHIYLGHGRYGIEEAAKDDFGKSAKDLTIAEAAMLAGVPAGPELFSPKRDLQRALTRRAFVLDQMKAKHFINDAEYEAAKNEAVRLAPSHEIDSELAPEAVAIAKKMLLDLEPERGPRGGFTITTTIDPALQAAARKALRDNVGAYDKRHALLAPVKAQSVAAKGKGKPKDPPFEGTPKFESHKVLTGTVIGSDDTTGTLDVRVGTVVGSVKLADYKRYNPQNLPPSAFAEVGARVRVSLLAPVPNAAANVHGDATTAVAKVPLRLELGPEAALVVLDVRSRNVLAIAGNYEAQNGGLDRATQSHRQPGSTFKPIVYSYAIHSRRYTPATLIDVRPRAFGNYKPSNYEGWTAADPLRLREALAKSVNIASVAVLDDVGPANVVDWAKALGVTSKLEPDLSLALGSYEVKPIELAGAYATFAAGGMYEEPRLVTRIVGPDGKDVELRPPPPPRRVLEPAEAFVITNMMESVVDHGTAQSAKSLGRRVAGKTGTSNDVKDTWFAGFSPEIVAISWVGYDDNKPLGSGEAGGTTALPAWVSVMDAAHKGKPRSEFARPPGVKTVAIDPVSGKLKAEGTEGDAIDEVFLDGTEPTETADPPEPTPTLVGNEETAPSTGADGGTPLP; this is translated from the coding sequence ATGAGCTCCGCGCCCTCGGGCGTTACACCCGACGTGCCGCAGAAGAAGCTCCTCGACGAGGTCAACGCCCCCGCTCCGAAGCCGGCGAACGAGCCGCCGATCCGCCGCGTGCTGCGCTGGACCTGGAAGTGGTCCAAGCGCGCCGCGATCGCCGGCGTGGCGCTGTCCGTCCTCGCCGTCATCGCGGGGTGGCTCCTCATCCGCCACTACGAGGAGGGCCTCCCGAGCGTGGCCGAGCTCGAGAAGGGCTACCGGCCGTCGCAGGTGACGCGCGTCCTCGCGAAGGACGGCACCACCCTCGCGGAGATCTTCACCGAGCGCCGCACGGTCGTGAAGATCGAGGACCTCCCCCGTCACGTGAAGCTCGCCGTGCTCGCGGCGGAGGACGCGAGCTTCTACGAGCACGAGGGCATCAACTACCTCGGCATCGCGCGCGCGATGGTGGTGAACCTCCGCGCCGGCCGCACGCGGCAGGGCGGCTCCACGATCACGCAGCAGGTCGTGAAGAACATCCTCCTCGAGACGAACGAGCGCTCCTACAAGCGCAAGATGAAGGAGGCGCTCCTCGCGCGCCGCCTCGAGCAGGAGCTCTGCCCCGAGTGCGGCGCCGATCAGGCGGGCAAGGACCGGCGCAAGGACAAGATCCTCGAGCTTTACCTCAATCACATCTACCTCGGGCACGGGCGCTACGGCATCGAGGAGGCGGCGAAGGACGACTTCGGCAAATCGGCGAAGGACCTCACCATCGCCGAGGCGGCGATGCTCGCCGGCGTCCCCGCGGGGCCGGAGCTCTTCTCGCCGAAGCGCGATCTCCAGCGCGCGCTCACGCGCCGCGCGTTCGTGCTCGACCAGATGAAGGCGAAGCACTTCATCAACGACGCGGAGTACGAGGCGGCGAAGAACGAGGCGGTGCGCCTCGCGCCCTCCCACGAGATCGACAGCGAGCTCGCGCCGGAGGCGGTCGCGATCGCGAAGAAGATGCTCCTCGACCTCGAGCCCGAACGCGGTCCGCGCGGCGGCTTCACGATCACGACGACGATCGACCCCGCGCTCCAGGCCGCGGCGCGCAAGGCGCTCCGCGACAACGTCGGCGCGTACGACAAACGCCACGCGCTCCTCGCGCCGGTCAAGGCGCAGAGCGTCGCGGCGAAGGGCAAGGGCAAGCCGAAGGACCCGCCCTTCGAGGGGACGCCGAAGTTCGAGTCGCACAAGGTCCTCACCGGCACCGTCATCGGCTCGGACGACACGACCGGCACCCTCGACGTGCGGGTCGGCACCGTCGTCGGCTCGGTGAAACTTGCAGACTACAAGCGTTACAACCCCCAGAACCTCCCCCCGTCGGCGTTCGCCGAGGTCGGCGCGCGCGTGCGCGTCTCGCTCCTCGCGCCGGTGCCGAACGCGGCCGCGAACGTGCACGGCGACGCGACGACCGCGGTCGCGAAGGTGCCGCTGCGGCTCGAGCTCGGCCCCGAGGCCGCGCTCGTCGTGCTCGACGTGCGCTCGCGCAACGTGCTCGCGATCGCGGGCAACTACGAGGCGCAGAACGGCGGGCTCGATCGCGCGACGCAGTCGCATCGCCAGCCTGGCTCGACGTTCAAGCCGATCGTCTACTCGTACGCGATCCACTCGCGCCGCTACACCCCGGCGACGCTGATCGACGTGCGGCCGCGCGCGTTCGGCAACTACAAGCCCTCGAACTACGAGGGCTGGACCGCGGCGGACCCGCTCCGCCTCCGCGAGGCGCTCGCGAAGTCGGTGAACATCGCGTCGGTCGCGGTCCTCGACGACGTCGGCCCCGCGAACGTCGTCGACTGGGCGAAGGCGCTCGGCGTGACGTCGAAGCTCGAGCCCGACCTCTCGCTCGCGCTTGGCTCCTACGAGGTGAAGCCGATCGAGCTCGCGGGCGCGTACGCGACCTTCGCCGCGGGCGGCATGTACGAGGAGCCGCGGCTCGTCACGCGCATCGTCGGCCCCGACGGCAAGGACGTCGAGCTCCGCCCGCCGCCGCCGCCGCGCCGCGTGCTCGAGCCGGCGGAGGCCTTCGTCATCACGAACATGATGGAGAGCGTCGTCGACCACGGCACCGCGCAGTCGGCGAAGTCGCTCGGCCGCCGGGTCGCGGGGAAGACCGGCACGAGCAACGACGTGAAGGACACCTGGTTCGCCGGCTTCTCGCCCGAGATCGTCGCGATCTCTTGGGTCGGCTACGACGACAACAAGCCGCTCGGCTCGGGCGAAGCGGGCGGCACGACCGCGCTCCCGGCGTGGGTCTCCGTCATGGACGCCGCGCACAAAGGCAAGCCGCGCTCCGAGTTCGCGCGCCCGCCCGGCGTGAAGACAGTCGCGATCGATCCGGTGAGCGGCAAGCTGAAGGCGGAGGGCACCGAGGGCGACGCGATCGACGAGGTCTTCCTCGACGGCACGGAGCCGACCGAGACCGCGGACCCGCCCGAGCCCACGCCCACCCTCGTCGGAAACGAGGAGACCGCGCCCTCCACCGGCGCCGACGGAGGCACGCCGCTGCCATGA